The following proteins are encoded in a genomic region of Neovison vison isolate M4711 chromosome 12, ASM_NN_V1, whole genome shotgun sequence:
- the B4GALNT1 gene encoding beta-1,4 N-acetylgalactosaminyltransferase 1, giving the protein MRLGRRALCVLVLLLACASLGLLYASTRDAPGLGAPLALWAPLQGPPRPELPDLTPEPRYAHIPVRIKEQVVGLLSGNNCSCESSGRSFYLPFQKQVQAIDLTKAFDPEELRAASASREQEFQAFLSRSQSAADRLLIAPANSPLQYPLQGVEVQPLRSILVPGLSLQAASGQELYQVNLTASLGTWDVAGEVTGVTLTGEGQPDLTLTSPGLDQLNRQLQLVTYSSRSYQANTADTVRFSTEGHEAAFTIRIRHPPNPRLYPSGSLPQGAQYNISSLVTIATKTFLRYNRLRALIASIRRFYPTVTVVIADDSDKPESISGPHIEHYLMPFGKGWFAGRNLAVSQVTTKYVLWVDDDFVFTARTRLERLVDVLERTPLDLVGGAVREISGFATTYRQLLSVEPGAPGRGNCLRQRRGFHHELVGFPGCVVTDGVVNFFLARTDKVREVGFDPRLSRVAHLEFFLDGLGSLRVGSCSDVVVDHASKLKLPWTSRDVGTETYARYRYPGSLDESQVAKHRLLFFKHRLQCMTSE; this is encoded by the exons ATGCGGCTGGGCCGCCGGGCCCTCTGTGTGCTGGTCCTGCTGCTCGCCTGCGCCTCACTGGGGCTCCTGTACGCGAGCACCCGGGACGCGCCGGGCCTCGGGGCACCTCTTGCGCTGTGGGCGCCCCTGCAGGGCCCCCCCAGACCAGAACTGCCAGACCTGACGCCCGAGCCCCGCTATGCACACATCCCAGTCAGGATCAAGGAGCAAGTGGTGGG GCTGCTCTCTGGGAACAATTGTAGTTGTGAGTCCAGTGGAAGGAGCTTTTACCTCCCCTTCCAGAAGCAGGTCCAAGCCATCGACCTCACCAAAGCCTTTGACCCGGAGGAGCTGAGGGCTGCCTCTGCCTCCAGGGAGCAGGAGTTCCAGGCCTTCCTTTCAAG GAGCCAGTCCGCTGCTGACCGGCTGCTCATAGCCCCTGCCAATTCCCCTCTTCAGTACCCACTGCAGGGTGTGGAAGTCCAGCCCCTCCGGAGCATCTTGGTACCAG GGCTGAGCCTGCAGGCAGCTTCTGGTCAGGAGCTTTACCAG GTGAACCTGACAGCCTCCTTGGGCACCTGGGACGTGGCAGGGGAAGTGACTGGAGTGACTCTCACGGGAGAGGGGCAGCCAGATCTCACCCTCACCAGCCCTGGGCTAGACCAACTCAACCGGCAGCTTCAACTGGTCACTTACAGCAGCCGAAGCTACCAGGCAAACACAGCAGACACAG TCCGGTTCTCCACAGAAGGACACGAGGCTGCCTTTACCATCCGCATAAGACACCCCCCCAACCCTCGGCTGTACCCATCTGGGTCTCTACCCCAGGGAG cccagtACAACATCAGCTCCCTGGTCACCATTGCTACTAAGACCTTCCTGCGTTACAATCGGCTACGGGCACTCATTGCCAGCATCCGTCGCTTCTACCCAACGGTCACCGTGGTCATCGCCGACGACAGCGACAAGCCAGAGAGCATTAGCGGTCCCCACATCGAGCACTATCTCATGCCTTTTGGCAAG GGCTGGTTCGCAGGCCGGAACCTGGCCGTATCCCAGGTAACCACCAAGTACGTCCTGTGGGTGGACGACGACTTCGTGTTCACCGCGCGGACGCGGCTGGAGAGGCTTGTGGACGTGCTGGAGCGGACGCCGCTGGACCTG GTCGGCGGCGCGGTGCGCGAGATCTCCGGCTTTGCCACCACCTACCGGCagctgctgagcgtggagcctggcGCGCCAGGCCGCGGGAACTGCCTCCGGCAAAGGCGCGGCTTCCACCACGAGCTCGTCGGCTTTCCAGGCTGCGTGGTGACGGACGGCGTGGTCAACTTCTTCTTGGCGCGCACCGACAAGGTGCGCGAGGTCGGTTTCGACCCGCGCCTCAGCCGCGTGGCGCATCTGG aaTTCTTCTTGGATGGGCTTGGTTCCCTTCGAGTGGGCTCCTGCTCAGACGTCGTTGTGGATCACGCATCTAAGTTGAAGCTGCCTTGGACATcaagggatgtggggacagagaCTTATGCCCGCTACCGCTACCCAGGATCACTGGATGAAAGTCAGGTGGCCAAACACCGCCTACTCTTCTTCAAACACCGGCTGCAGTGCATGACCTCGGAATGA
- the LOC122891151 gene encoding solute carrier family 26 member 10-like codes for MSGLPDARTCPGLGEASDLKFPLGAKFREPLTEARFQQLFGDAEQESELLSEPRWSRLCRQWRRLPGACSGPGAWRLLLARLPPLRWLPHYRWRAWLLGDAVAGVTVGIVHVPQGMAFALLTSVPPVFGLYTSFFPVLIYTLLGTGRHLSTGTFAVLSLMTGSAVERLVPEPLGGNLSGIEREQLDAQRVGAAAALAFGSGALMLGMFALQLGVLSTFLSEPVVKALTSGAALHVLVSQLPSLLGLPLPRQIGCFALFKTLAAVLTALPRSSPAELTISALSLALLVPVKELNVRFRDKLPTPIPGEIVMVLLASVLCFTSSLDTRYNVQIVGLLPGGFPQPHLPNLAELPRILVDSLPIALVAFAVSASLASIYADKYSYTIDSNQELLAHGVSNLISSLFSCFPNSATLATTSLLVDAGGNTQLAGLFSCIVVLSVLLWLGPFFYYLPKAVLACINISSMRQMFFQMQELPQLWRISRTDFAVWMVTWVAVVILSVDLGLAVGVVFSMMTVICRTQRVQCLALGLAEGTELYRPLRESHKLLKVPGLCILSYPAPLYFGTRGQFRRTLEWHLGLGEGGKEAPKTDGPPDAVAEPVRVVVLDCSGLTFADVAGAREVVQLASRCHDAGIHLLLAQCNASVLGTLTQAGLLNRVTPEQLFVSVQDAAAHALERLETTGPKTCTVWV; via the exons ATGAGTGGACTACCGGACGCCAGGACCTGCCCAGGCCTGGGAGAGGCCTCCGACCTTAAGTTCCCTCTGGGCGCCAAGTTCAGGGAACCTCTCACCGAAGCTCGGTTCCAGCAACTCTTCGGGGACGCAGAGCAGGAGTCGGAGCTACTCTCGGAGCCCCGCTGGTCCCGGCTGTGCAGACAGTGGAGGCGGCTGCCTGGCGCTTGCTCCGGACCGGGGGCGTGGCGCCTGCTGCTGGCGCGGCTGCCTCCTCTGCGCTGGCTGCCCCACTACCGCTGGCGGGCCTGGCTGCTCGGGGATGCCGTGGCCGGAGTGACCGTGGGCATCGTGCACGTGCCCCAGG GCATGGCTTTTGCCCTCCTGACCTCTGTGCCTCCAGTGTTCGGACTCTACACTTCTTTCTTCCCCGTCCTCATTTACACCTTGTTGGGTACTGGGAGACATCTGTCCACTG GAACTTTCGCGGTACTCAGCCTCATGACTGGCTCGGCGGTGGAGCGGCTGGTGCCGGAACCCCTCGGGGGTAACCTGAGTGGAATCGAGAGGGAACAGTTGGACGCTCAGCGGGTTGGGGCGGCTGCAGCCTTGGCCTTCGGGAGCGGGGCGCTGATG CTGGGCATGTTCGCGCTGCAGCTCGGCGTCCTGTCCACCTTTTTGTCGGAGCCTGTGGTCAAAGCGCTGACCAGCGGGGCTGCGCTGCACGTGCTAGTGTCCCAATTGCCCAGCCTTTTAGGGTTGCCCCTCCCGCGCCAGATTGGCTGCTTCGCTCTCTTCAAG ACGTTGGCCGCTGTGCTGACCGCGCTGCCCCGGAGCAGTCCGGCAGAACTGACCATCTCGGCACTCAGCCTGGCGCTGCTCGTGCCCGTCAAAGAATTGAACGTGAGATTCCGGGACAAGCTACCCACCCCGATCCCAGGCGAAATCGTTATG GTGCTTCTGGCCTCTGTGCTCTGCTTCACCTCTTCCCTGGACACAAGATACAACGTCCAGATAGTGGGGCTGCTGCCTGGAGG ATTCCCCCAACCTCACCTCCCTAACCTGGCTGAGCTGCCCAGGATTCTGGTTGACTCGCTGCCCATCGCGCtggttgcctttgctgtgtccgcCTCCCTGGCCTCCATCTATGCAGACAAGTATAGCTACACTATTGACTCCAACCAG GAGCTCTTGGCCCATGGTGTCTCCAACCTcatctcctccctcttctcctgcttTCCCAACTCCGCCACATTGGCCACCACCAGCCTACTAGTGGATGCTGGTGGGAACACACAG CTGGCAGGCCTCTTCTCCTGCATAGTTGTCCTCTCAGTGCTGCTGTGGCTGGGGCCCTTCTTCTATTATCTGCCCAAG GCTGTCCTGGCCTGCATCAACATCTCCAGCATGCGCCAGATGTTCTTCCAGATGCAGGAACTGCCACAGCTATGGCGCATCAGCCGCACGGACTTT GCTGTATGGATGGTCACATGGGTGGCCGTAGTGATCCTGAGCGTGGACCTAGGCCTGGCCGTAGGTGTGGTCTTCTCCATGATGACTGTGATCTGCCGTACCCAGAG GGTGCAGTGCCTGGCACTTGGACTTGCTGAGGGGACGGAGCTCTACAGGCCACTCAGAGAGAGCCACAAG CTCCTTAAGGTCCCGGGGCTCTGCATCCTGAGCTACCCAGCACCCCTCTACTTTGGGACCCGTGGGCAGTTTCGCCGCACCCTGGAGTGGCACCTGGGGCTTGGAGAAGGAGGCAAG GAGGCTCCAAAGACAGATGGCCCACCCGATGCAG TTGCTGAGCCCGTCAGGGTGGTGGTCTTAGACTGCAGTGGTCTCACCTTTGCAGATGTTGCTGGAGCCAGAGAAGTGGTACAG CTGGCCAGCCGATGCCACGATGCTGGGATCCACCTTCTCCTGGCTCAGTGTAATG CCTCAGTACTGGGGACACTGACCCAGGCAGGACTCCTGAACAGAGTGACCCCAGAACAGCTGTTCGTCAGTGTCCAGGATGCAGCTGCTCATGCCCTGGAGAGACTG GAGACTACGGGCCCGAAGACTTGCACAGTGTGGGTCTGA